Proteins found in one Carcharodon carcharias isolate sCarCar2 chromosome 8, sCarCar2.pri, whole genome shotgun sequence genomic segment:
- the LOC121281397 gene encoding protocadherin-10-like encodes MVNLPSIGASFIFLHCLWRLASGQVRYSIPEELEHGAFVGNIAEDLRLHIWELSARMFRLVPDDVRQYIKVNLENGNLFVNERIDREQLCRQSSTCSLHFQIALNDPIETHRIVVEILDVNDNSPSFENNEFSLQISELIAPGALFPLESAHDPDMGTNTISNYQISPNEHFGIKVQSMRDGSKGAELLLEKPLDREQQATLHLVLTAIDGGVPHRSGTVRIIITVVDANDNAPIFDQEIYRTHVVENVAAGTLVIKLKGADLDEGSNADLTYSFTNHVSKRNRELFTLHPETGEIRVQGKVDFEESRVCDLDVQAVDNAPPGLSGRCKVVVDIIDINDNVPELALNLVSSTVREDAPPGTVIALMSVTDLDSGEYGEVRCQVPGNIPFKLENPLGNSYKLITSDILDREMASVYNISISAWDGGSPPLSTSKNIIISITDINDNAPRFTQSLYNVYLMENNTPGASIFAVTALEVDLDRNGEVTYSILENPMQELPASVYVTINSKTGNIYPLRSFDYEKLKNFQFQVQAQDAGSPPLSSTATVSVIILDQNDNAPVIVSPLTWNSSATMEIVPHSVYPGYLVTKVIATDADSGQNARLSYQLLEPSDPSLFTVGLLSGEIRATGRLRVEDIIAERLVICVKDNGQPSFSSTATISFSILPNITEKSLERTDEPRQSAYFSHLNHYLIIILGSTSFLFLVTIIFLVVLKFKQDRNSAGNYGSTVCCKKRRNSNDAFNQMPAANEPFNYPGPGQPDGYRYTVRLSPESSKSDFLFLKPCNPTLPFNDPSIHESKAIK; translated from the coding sequence ATGGTGAATTTGCCGTCGATCGGGGCGTCTTTTATTTTCCTGCATTGTCTATGGCGACTCGCCTCGGGACAAGTTCGCTATTCGATTCCTGAGGAGCTGGAACATGGGGCCTTTGTTGGGAATATCGCTGAGGATTTAAGGCTACACATTTGGGAATTATCGGCTCGCATGTTTCGGCTGGTGCCCGATGACGTAAGACAATATATAAAGGTAAATTTGGAAAACGGGAATTTATTTGTTAATGAAAGAATCGACCGAGAACAGCTTTGTAGACAAAGCTCTACCTGTTCCCTTCATTTTCAAATAGCGCTCAATGACCCTATTGAAACGCATCGTATCGTAGTGGAGATACTCGACGTAAATGATAACTCGCCCAGCTTTGAGAATAATGAATTCTCGTTGCAGATCAGTGAGTTAATTGCACCAGGGGCGCTTTTCCCTCTTGAGAGCGCGCATGACCCGGACATGGGCACAAACACAATCAGCAATTACCAGATTAGTCCAAACGAACACTTTGGCATTAAAGTGCAGTCAATGAGAGATGGGAGTAAAGGCGCCGAACTTTTATTAGAGAAGCCATTAGACCGTGAGCAACAGGCGACGCTTCACCTTGTACTGACTGCCATTGACGGTGGGGTTCCGCACAGGTCTGGCACAGTGCGGATTATCATTACCGTAGTGGACGCGAATGATAACGCGCCCATATTCGATCAAGAAATCTACAGAACCCACGTAGTAGAAAACGTTGCCGCAGGCACGTTAGTGATAAAACTTAAGGGCGCTGATTTGGACGAAGGCTCCAACGCTGACCTAACATATTCTTTCACTAATCACGTTTCCAAAAGAAATCGCGAATTGTTCACATTGCATCCGGAAACTGGAGAGATCAGAGTTCAAGGAAAAGTGGATTTTGAAGAATCGCGTGTTTGCGACCTTGATGTACAAGCTGTGGACAATGCTCCACCCGGGCTTTCAGGGCGTTGCAAAGTTGTTGTTGATATAATTGACATTAACGATAATGTCCCTGAATTAGCCCTGAATTTGGTGTCCAGCACAGTGCGGGAAGATGCTCCTCCGGGGACTGTGATAGCGCTGATGAGCGTAACGGATCTAGATTCCGGTGAATATGGAGAAGTTCGGTGTCAAGTTCCAGGGAATATCCCATTTAAGCTCGAAAACCCTTTAGGAAACAGCTATAAGTTGATTACCAGTGATATTCTCGATCGTGAAATGGCCTCAGTGTACAACATCTCCATTTCCGCCTGGGACGGAGGGTCTCCACCTCTTTCAACAAGTAAAAACATTATAATTTCGATAACTGATATAAATGACAACGCACCAAGATTTACGCAGTCCTTATATAATGTGTACCTGATGGAGAACAACACTCCAGGTGCTTCTATATTTGCTGTTACCGCTTTGGAAGTTGATTTAGATCGGAATGGGGAGGTCACCTATTCTATTCTGGAAAATCCGATGCAAGAACTGCCTGCGTCTGTTTACGTCACCATTAACAGCAAAACTGGGAACATATACCCGCTGCGTTCCTTTGACTACGAGAAACTGAAAAATTTTCAATTTCAAGTTCAAGCCCAGGATGCTGGATCTCCCCCACTGAGCAGCACTGCCACCGTCAGCGTCATTATTTTGGATCAAAATGACAATGCTCCTGTTATTGTTTCCCCTTTAACTTGGAACAGCTCAGCCACAATGGAGATTGTACCCCACTCAGTGTATCCAGGTTACTTGGTCACCAAGGTGATCGCAACTGATGCCGATTCCGGTCAGAACGCACGGCTTTCCTATCAACTGCTGGAGCCCTCTGATCCCAGTCTGTTTACTGTTGGCCTTCTCTCTGGAGAAATCAGAGCAACAGGGCGTTTAAGGGTCGAAGACATAATAGCAGAACGACTGGTCATCTGTGTGAAGGACAATGGACAACCGAGCTTCTCCAGCACAGCCACAATCAGCTTTTCAATTTTGCCTAATATTACAGAAAAATCTTTGGAACGAACTGACGAACCAAGACAGTCTGCATATTTTTCGCATCTTAATCATTATTTGATCATCATTTTAGGATCAACTTCTTTTCTGTTTCTTGTGACCATTATTTTTCTGGTCGTCCTGAAGTTTAAGCAAGACAGAAATAGTGCTGGAAACTACGGCTCCACTGTTTGTTGTAAGAAACGTAGGAATTCGAATGATGCCTTCAATCAGATGCCCGCGGCAAACGAACCATTCAATTATCCGGGGCCTGGTCAACCTGATGGTTATCGTTACACGGTGCGTTTATCACCAGAATCATCGAAAAGTGATTTTTTGTTTCTAAAACCCTGTAATCCCACTTTGCCTTTCAATGACCCGAGTATTCATGAGTCCAAGGCAATAAAATAA